In Mycetocola zhujimingii, one DNA window encodes the following:
- the folP gene encoding dihydropteroate synthase, translated as MTDSVPDVSPPRHQPGRRMAGRALDLSRHVAVMAVVNRTPDSFYDRGSTFALDAAVAAALAAVDDGADIVDVGGAPFAPGPDIPVAVELARVEPVVAAIRAASDVMISVDTFQPEVAKRSIAAGADLINDTTGLRNPELAAVIAEGGAGVIVTHSLAAPRTAFPRPMYSDVVAEVVAFLAARAEFARSAGIAADRIIVDPGHDLNKNTLHSLELTRRFGEIAALGYPALAAVSNKDFVGETLGRDRDDRVAGSLAAAVVAIMNGARVIRMHNVRPAVDAARMTEAILGLREPAYLRHNMGETND; from the coding sequence ATGACCGACTCCGTCCCTGACGTTTCGCCTCCCCGGCACCAGCCCGGACGCCGGATGGCCGGCCGGGCACTCGACCTCTCACGCCACGTCGCGGTGATGGCGGTGGTCAACCGCACCCCTGATTCGTTCTATGACCGTGGGAGCACCTTCGCGCTCGACGCGGCCGTCGCTGCCGCTCTCGCCGCGGTCGACGATGGCGCTGACATCGTTGATGTCGGGGGCGCCCCATTCGCCCCGGGGCCGGACATCCCGGTTGCCGTCGAACTTGCCCGCGTCGAGCCTGTCGTTGCCGCCATTCGCGCGGCATCCGATGTGATGATCTCCGTCGATACCTTTCAACCGGAGGTCGCGAAGCGCAGCATCGCTGCCGGAGCTGACCTCATCAACGACACGACAGGACTCCGCAACCCTGAGCTGGCGGCCGTCATCGCCGAAGGTGGCGCCGGAGTTATCGTCACGCACAGCCTCGCTGCACCGAGGACCGCGTTTCCCCGGCCGATGTACAGCGACGTTGTGGCCGAGGTCGTCGCGTTCCTGGCCGCACGGGCTGAGTTCGCGCGGTCCGCTGGGATTGCGGCCGACCGCATCATCGTCGACCCGGGCCACGACCTCAATAAGAACACTCTCCATTCGCTCGAACTCACGCGTCGTTTCGGCGAGATCGCCGCTCTGGGGTATCCCGCCCTCGCCGCCGTCTCGAATAAGGACTTCGTTGGAGAGACGCTCGGCAGGGACCGCGACGATCGGGTAGCCGGTTCGCTCGCCGCCGCTGTCGTCGCCATCATGAACGGGGCCAGGGTCATCAGGATGCACAACGTCCGACCGGCTGTCGACGCGGCCAGGATGACCGAAGCGATCCTCGGGCTCCGGGAACCGGCATATCTGCGCCACAACATGGGCGAGACCAATGACTGA
- a CDS encoding response regulator transcription factor, which produces MTGPRILIVDDEPNIRDLLTTSLRFAGFAVRAVGNGAQAISAVLEEEPDLIILDVMLPDMNGFGVTKRLRSAGYTAPILFLTAKDDTEDKIMGLTVGGDDYVTKPFSLDEIVARIKAILRRTMHADEDAVIRAGELTMDQDTHEVLVGETPIELSPTEFKLLRYLMLNPNRVLSKAQILDHVWEYDFNGDAGIVESYISYLRRKLDQFSTEPLIQTKRGFGYMLKTAKA; this is translated from the coding sequence ATGACTGGACCACGAATTCTCATCGTCGATGACGAACCGAACATCCGCGACCTGCTCACCACGAGCCTCCGCTTTGCCGGCTTCGCCGTGCGGGCGGTTGGAAATGGCGCCCAGGCGATCTCCGCAGTCCTGGAAGAAGAGCCGGACCTCATCATCCTCGACGTCATGCTTCCCGACATGAACGGCTTTGGAGTCACGAAGCGCCTGCGCTCCGCCGGGTATACCGCCCCCATCCTCTTCCTCACCGCGAAAGACGACACCGAAGACAAGATCATGGGCCTCACGGTCGGTGGCGACGACTACGTGACGAAGCCGTTCAGCCTCGACGAGATCGTCGCCCGCATCAAGGCAATCCTCAGGCGAACGATGCATGCTGATGAGGATGCCGTCATTCGCGCCGGCGAGCTCACCATGGATCAGGACACCCATGAGGTTCTCGTCGGTGAGACACCGATCGAACTCAGTCCCACCGAGTTCAAGCTGCTGCGTTACCTCATGCTCAACCCGAACCGCGTGTTGAGCAAGGCGCAGATCCTTGATCACGTCTGGGAATACGATTTCAACGGTGATGCCGGCATCGTCGAGAGCTACATCTCCTACCTCCGCAGGAAGCTGGACCAGTTCTCGACTGAGCCCCTCATCCAGACCAAACGCGGGTTCGGCTACATGCTGAAAACAGCGAAGGCATAA
- a CDS encoding sensor histidine kinase encodes MHDSAAEWWNAISLRTKITGVTVLVLAFGLVVAGVGTMTMLRPALEGKVNADLLAAAQAPTPPGFLDLDSGAAEDAGDMVQDAVSSDYYTAVYDADGRLRAATWQNRDRENLPKVPTTVTLAAALEQGESIFELRTADKKELFHAVIVPYQWNHQGDMGVVLVAVSMRETDTIIATLFTIFFGFGLGVIILGALLTRVLVTSTFHPLREVEHTAAAIADGDFSQRLSVSTPNTEVGRLNRSLNTMLNRIDKAFSDRARTIDQMRRFVGDASHELRTPLVSVRGYAELYRMGALQTPEDIAKAMDRIEKEAIRMGGLVEDLLELARLDETKPMVFEPVDLSPIARDAALDASASAPDRVIRAVVDTPPSEPAAVADEKPDVSGPVTKAPATAESSGTGPIAFAGATFARLRRRPRKSEGTDPQLTGDLPPIQNSPLPAVPAVVLGEENKLRQVITNLIGNAIRFTPVGSPLEIAVSANPITKTATIAVIDHGEGVPPQIREKIFQRFWRADSSRARETGGSGLGLAIVSSIVHAHKGSVSVTDTPGGGATFRVTLPLYTPAPAADAEANASDATATT; translated from the coding sequence ATGCACGATTCAGCAGCCGAGTGGTGGAACGCGATTTCACTGCGGACGAAGATCACCGGCGTGACGGTACTCGTGCTTGCCTTCGGGCTCGTCGTCGCGGGCGTCGGCACCATGACCATGCTTCGCCCTGCCCTCGAGGGCAAGGTGAACGCCGACCTGCTCGCCGCCGCGCAGGCTCCGACACCGCCAGGCTTCCTCGATCTTGACTCCGGTGCCGCTGAGGATGCCGGCGACATGGTTCAGGATGCTGTCTCCTCCGACTATTACACCGCTGTGTACGACGCTGACGGCCGCCTTCGTGCCGCAACCTGGCAGAACCGCGACAGGGAGAACCTGCCGAAAGTTCCAACGACGGTCACTCTTGCCGCAGCGCTTGAGCAAGGCGAGAGCATTTTCGAACTCCGCACGGCGGACAAGAAGGAACTGTTCCACGCGGTCATCGTTCCGTACCAGTGGAACCACCAGGGTGACATGGGTGTCGTGCTCGTCGCAGTGTCGATGCGTGAAACCGACACCATCATCGCGACGCTCTTCACCATATTCTTCGGGTTCGGGCTCGGCGTGATCATCCTCGGGGCGTTGCTGACTCGGGTGCTCGTCACGAGCACCTTTCATCCGCTTCGCGAAGTGGAACACACGGCCGCCGCGATCGCGGACGGCGACTTCAGCCAGCGACTCTCGGTGTCAACGCCGAACACCGAGGTCGGCCGACTGAACCGCTCACTCAACACCATGCTCAACCGCATCGACAAGGCGTTCTCCGACCGGGCGCGAACCATCGATCAGATGCGGCGCTTTGTCGGCGACGCCAGCCACGAACTGCGGACACCGCTGGTCAGCGTTCGGGGGTACGCGGAGCTCTATCGCATGGGTGCCCTTCAGACACCGGAGGACATCGCGAAGGCGATGGACCGGATCGAGAAGGAAGCCATCCGCATGGGCGGACTGGTCGAAGACCTCCTCGAACTTGCGCGCCTCGACGAGACAAAGCCCATGGTGTTCGAGCCGGTCGACCTCTCCCCCATCGCCCGCGATGCGGCGCTCGACGCGAGTGCGTCGGCGCCTGACCGGGTCATCCGCGCCGTTGTCGACACCCCGCCGAGCGAGCCCGCCGCCGTTGCCGATGAGAAGCCAGACGTTTCGGGACCGGTCACGAAAGCGCCGGCAACCGCTGAATCCTCGGGAACAGGACCCATCGCATTCGCCGGAGCGACCTTTGCCCGCCTGCGCCGGCGACCGCGAAAGTCCGAGGGGACCGACCCGCAGCTCACCGGTGATCTTCCACCGATCCAGAATTCCCCACTGCCGGCGGTCCCTGCCGTCGTGCTCGGCGAGGAGAATAAGCTCCGACAGGTGATCACGAACCTCATCGGAAACGCGATTCGATTCACCCCGGTCGGCAGCCCCCTCGAGATCGCGGTCTCCGCGAATCCCATCACGAAAACCGCGACGATCGCGGTGATCGACCACGGTGAAGGCGTTCCGCCACAGATCCGGGAGAAGATCTTCCAGCGCTTCTGGCGTGCCGACTCCTCGCGGGCACGCGAAACAGGTGGCTCTGGCCTCGGTCTGGCTATCGTCTCGTCCATCGTGCACGCCCACAAGGGATCAGTGAGCGTGACCGACACCCCCGGCGGCGGCGCTACCTTCCGAGTGACCCTTCCGCTGTACACGCCAGCTCCCGCGGCGGATGCCGAGGCGAACGCCAGCGACGCAACTGCGACTACGTAG
- a CDS encoding WXG100 family type VII secretion target, which produces MTRYQVDSDIVMGTTARVRGTIDTIQSEVAGLMNQLTELQSTWTGEASAAFQGVVTDWRATQQRVEESISTINQALGRAGAQYQEVERGNADLFRIG; this is translated from the coding sequence GTGACCAGGTACCAGGTAGACAGCGACATCGTGATGGGGACGACGGCAAGGGTCCGCGGCACCATCGACACAATCCAGAGCGAGGTCGCGGGCCTCATGAACCAGCTCACTGAGCTGCAAAGCACGTGGACGGGCGAGGCGTCGGCTGCCTTCCAGGGGGTGGTCACCGACTGGCGTGCAACCCAGCAGCGGGTCGAAGAGAGTATCTCGACGATCAACCAGGCTCTTGGACGGGCCGGGGCGCAGTACCAGGAGGTCGAGCGCGGGAACGCTGATCTGTTCCGCATCGGCTGA
- the groL gene encoding chaperonin GroEL (60 kDa chaperone family; promotes refolding of misfolded polypeptides especially under stressful conditions; forms two stacked rings of heptamers to form a barrel-shaped 14mer; ends can be capped by GroES; misfolded proteins enter the barrel where they are refolded when GroES binds), with the protein MAKIIAFDEEARRGLERGLNILADTVKVTLGPRGRNVVLEKKWGAPTITNDGVSIAKEIELDDPYEKIGAELVKEVAKKTDDVAGDGTTTATVLAQALVREGLRNVAAGADPISLKRGIEKATAAVIAELVTNAKEVESKEEIAATASISAGDPELGAIIAEAIDKVGKEGVVTVEESNTFGTELELTEGMRFDKGFLSAYFVTDPDRQETVFEDPYILIANSKISNIKDLLPVVDQVIQSGKQLLIIAEDVDGEALATLVVNKIRGIFKSVAVKAPGFGDRRKAQLQDIAILTGGQVISEEVGLKLENATLDLLGRARKVVITKDETTIVDGAGDAEQIAGRVAQIRKEIDNTDSDYDREKLQERLAKLAGGVAVIKAGAATEVELKERKHRIEDAVRNAKAAVEEGIVAGGGVALIQAGKTAFEKLELTGDEATGANIVRVAIDAPLKQIALNAGLEPGVVADKVRNLPVGHGLNAATGEYVDMLAAGINDPVKVTRSALLNAASIAGLFLTTEAVVADKPEKNPAPVGDPTGGMDF; encoded by the coding sequence ATGGCAAAAATCATTGCTTTTGACGAGGAAGCCCGCCGCGGCCTCGAGCGCGGCCTGAACATTCTGGCCGACACCGTGAAGGTCACGCTCGGCCCACGCGGTCGCAACGTTGTCCTTGAGAAGAAGTGGGGCGCCCCCACAATCACCAACGATGGTGTATCCATCGCCAAGGAAATCGAACTCGACGACCCGTACGAGAAGATCGGTGCCGAGCTCGTCAAGGAGGTCGCCAAGAAGACTGACGACGTCGCCGGCGACGGAACCACCACCGCCACCGTGCTCGCTCAGGCTCTCGTTCGCGAAGGCCTGCGGAACGTCGCAGCCGGCGCCGACCCGATCTCGCTCAAGCGCGGCATCGAAAAGGCAACCGCTGCTGTCATCGCAGAACTCGTCACCAACGCCAAAGAGGTCGAGTCGAAGGAAGAGATCGCAGCTACTGCTTCCATCTCGGCCGGCGACCCCGAACTCGGCGCCATCATCGCAGAGGCAATCGACAAGGTCGGCAAGGAAGGTGTTGTCACCGTCGAGGAGTCGAACACGTTCGGCACCGAGCTCGAGCTCACCGAGGGAATGCGCTTCGACAAGGGCTTCCTGTCGGCGTACTTCGTCACGGACCCCGACCGCCAGGAAACGGTGTTCGAAGACCCGTACATCCTCATCGCCAACTCGAAGATCTCCAACATCAAGGACCTGCTCCCCGTTGTTGACCAGGTCATCCAGTCGGGCAAGCAGCTCCTCATCATTGCTGAGGACGTCGACGGAGAAGCTCTCGCAACCCTCGTTGTGAACAAGATCCGTGGCATCTTCAAGTCGGTTGCCGTCAAGGCTCCCGGCTTCGGCGACCGCCGCAAGGCACAGCTTCAGGACATCGCCATCCTCACCGGTGGTCAGGTCATCTCTGAAGAGGTCGGCCTCAAGCTCGAGAACGCAACGCTCGACCTCCTCGGTCGCGCACGCAAGGTCGTCATCACCAAGGACGAGACCACCATCGTCGATGGTGCCGGCGACGCCGAGCAGATCGCGGGCCGCGTTGCCCAGATCCGCAAGGAGATCGACAACACCGACAGCGACTACGACCGCGAGAAGCTGCAGGAACGCCTGGCGAAGCTCGCCGGTGGCGTTGCCGTCATCAAGGCCGGAGCCGCGACCGAGGTCGAGCTCAAGGAGCGCAAGCACCGCATCGAAGACGCCGTCCGTAACGCGAAGGCTGCCGTTGAAGAAGGCATCGTCGCCGGTGGTGGTGTTGCCCTTATCCAGGCTGGCAAGACCGCATTCGAGAAGCTCGAACTCACGGGCGACGAGGCAACGGGTGCGAACATCGTTCGCGTTGCCATCGACGCTCCGCTCAAGCAGATCGCCCTCAACGCCGGCCTCGAGCCTGGCGTTGTCGCTGACAAGGTGCGCAACCTGCCCGTCGGACACGGCCTCAACGCCGCGACCGGTGAGTACGTTGACATGCTCGCTGCAGGCATCAACGACCCGGTGAAGGTCACCCGCTCGGCACTGCTCAACGCAGCGTCGATTGCAGGCCTGTTCCTCACCACAGAGGCCGTCGTTGCTGACAAGCCGGAGAAGAACCCGGCTCCCGTCGGCGACCCGACCGGTGGCATGGACTTCTAG
- a CDS encoding cold-shock protein, which produces MASGTVKWFNAEKGYGFITDDGEGQDVFVHYSAIDMGGYKVLEEGQKVVFEVGTGAKGPQAEAVRPV; this is translated from the coding sequence ATGGCGAGTGGAACCGTGAAGTGGTTCAACGCTGAAAAGGGCTACGGCTTCATCACCGATGACGGGGAGGGGCAGGACGTATTTGTCCACTACTCCGCGATCGACATGGGGGGCTACAAAGTCCTCGAAGAAGGCCAGAAGGTCGTTTTCGAAGTAGGCACAGGGGCAAAAGGCCCGCAGGCTGAGGCGGTCCGCCCGGTCTGA
- a CDS encoding LytR C-terminal domain-containing protein — protein sequence MAEHYAKDRFDEIPDDLKRVGAHRAPPKPGRGWVIFLWAALATVVLVVAGILGLFVLSDRVNFTDTTTSTAAPEPTETPVAVATIDPEAMVTVLNGTTTKGLATRAIAQLNEAGWTQNITPGNASATDVTTTAVYYEDPSQEGAARGLAEALGVSNIQLSTQFQIPVEEGEEPVFQLTVVLGSDFAPED from the coding sequence ATGGCCGAACACTACGCCAAGGACAGGTTCGACGAGATTCCGGACGATCTGAAACGCGTTGGTGCTCACCGTGCACCGCCTAAGCCGGGCCGGGGCTGGGTCATCTTCCTCTGGGCAGCGCTGGCGACCGTTGTCCTCGTCGTCGCGGGAATCCTCGGATTGTTCGTTCTGAGCGACCGGGTCAATTTCACCGACACAACGACCTCCACTGCCGCCCCTGAACCGACTGAGACGCCGGTCGCCGTCGCGACCATCGACCCGGAGGCAATGGTCACGGTACTCAACGGAACGACGACGAAGGGCCTTGCCACCCGGGCGATCGCGCAGCTGAACGAGGCTGGCTGGACGCAGAACATCACCCCGGGCAACGCAAGCGCGACCGACGTGACAACCACCGCCGTCTACTACGAAGATCCTTCGCAGGAAGGCGCTGCCCGTGGGCTTGCCGAAGCGCTCGGTGTTTCCAACATCCAGTTGTCAACGCAGTTCCAGATTCCCGTCGAGGAGGGGGAGGAGCCGGTCTTTCAGCTCACCGTCGTTCTCGGGTCTGACTTCGCCCCGGAAGACTGA
- a CDS encoding DUF3263 domain-containing protein, with translation MPGSVPLDPSLSERDLAILDFENLWSQHAGQKEEAIRETFQLSPTRYYQLLGAVIDNPAALRHDPMLVKRLHRLRDARQATRRARARGASQN, from the coding sequence CTGCCCGGTTCCGTACCGCTCGACCCCTCACTCTCGGAGCGCGACCTCGCCATTCTGGATTTTGAAAACCTGTGGTCGCAGCACGCTGGCCAGAAGGAAGAAGCCATCCGCGAGACGTTTCAGCTTTCGCCCACCCGCTACTATCAGTTGCTGGGCGCGGTGATCGACAACCCGGCGGCGCTGCGGCACGATCCGATGCTTGTGAAGCGTCTCCATCGACTGCGGGACGCGAGGCAGGCGACCCGGCGGGCGCGAGCCAGGGGCGCGAGCCAGAATTAG
- the msrB gene encoding peptide-methionine (R)-S-oxide reductase MsrB, with amino-acid sequence MTDQVQKSNDQWREELTDEQYAVLREAATERPWTGELLDESRAGVYTCGACGAELFQSGTKFDSGCGWPSFYESVRPEAVTLIEDKSLGMVRTEVRCANCDSHLGHVFDDGFGTPTGDRYCMNSIALNFTAQD; translated from the coding sequence ATGACCGACCAGGTTCAGAAGAGCAACGACCAGTGGCGTGAGGAGCTCACCGATGAGCAGTACGCAGTCCTTCGTGAGGCTGCAACCGAGCGCCCGTGGACCGGCGAATTGCTCGACGAGTCGCGAGCCGGCGTCTACACCTGCGGTGCGTGCGGCGCTGAGTTGTTCCAAAGCGGGACGAAGTTCGACTCCGGATGCGGATGGCCGAGCTTTTACGAATCGGTCCGGCCCGAAGCGGTCACGCTCATCGAGGACAAGAGCCTCGGGATGGTGCGGACCGAGGTTCGTTGCGCGAACTGCGACTCCCACCTCGGCCACGTGTTCGACGACGGTTTCGGCACACCGACCGGAGACCGTTACTGCATGAACTCGATTGCGCTGAACTTCACCGCACAAGACTAG
- a CDS encoding nitroreductase family protein — MSALLTAVENRRSYSRVTDVAPTHDELLPLVAASARVADHSALKPWRLIELRGDDRVRLGAAIAKAEHDDTPSRKPLRAPLLLAIVVCEKKSDKVPAWEQEAVASGVAHTLSLLLADAGWGVIWRTGHYTRSKAVRKMHKLKKNEQLLGWLYVGGIPEGAKVGYRKPIDAEEFLSRLP, encoded by the coding sequence GTGTCAGCTCTGCTCACGGCCGTCGAGAACCGGCGGTCGTATTCCCGTGTCACCGACGTTGCGCCGACGCACGACGAGCTGCTCCCGCTCGTCGCTGCATCCGCCCGCGTCGCCGACCACAGTGCGCTCAAGCCGTGGCGCCTGATTGAGCTGCGCGGAGACGACAGGGTCAGGCTCGGTGCCGCTATCGCGAAGGCCGAGCACGACGACACACCATCGCGGAAGCCGCTGCGGGCGCCGTTGCTGCTCGCCATAGTCGTGTGCGAGAAGAAGAGCGACAAGGTCCCGGCATGGGAGCAGGAGGCCGTGGCATCCGGAGTCGCTCACACGCTCAGCCTGCTCCTCGCGGACGCGGGCTGGGGCGTGATTTGGCGAACCGGTCACTACACGCGGTCGAAAGCCGTACGCAAGATGCACAAGCTGAAGAAGAACGAGCAGTTGCTCGGCTGGTTGTACGTCGGTGGCATACCGGAGGGCGCCAAGGTCGGCTACCGCAAACCCATCGACGCCGAGGAGTTCCTCAGCCGACTCCCGTAA
- a CDS encoding DMT family transporter: METPSRSGHVPSWLAITLAAACGAGMAVQTRINGALGVAIGDGFTAGTISFGSGLLILLVVMACVPRGRTGLRIVASDIRSGSAPIWSVLGGVAGAFFVLSQGITGAVIGVALFSVALVAGQTISGLVLDRVGFGPHGRSGFTWPRLTGAALAVIAVTWSMSAQLSREFPLWMLLMPVIAGFGSGWQSAVNGRLRVRSGSALTATFINFLVGTTALLAVTVIRNSLAGWPTSLPTDPALYLGGVIGCVFIGVNAFLVAHTGVLLLGLGTVAGQLFASIAIDAIAPGDNPLGAPTVIGAALALAAVGIATIRVRPRAAGVTGVG; the protein is encoded by the coding sequence GTGGAGACACCTTCTCGGTCCGGCCATGTTCCCTCGTGGCTCGCGATCACACTCGCGGCGGCCTGCGGTGCCGGTATGGCCGTGCAGACCCGCATCAATGGTGCGCTCGGCGTCGCGATCGGCGACGGATTTACGGCGGGGACCATCTCGTTCGGCTCCGGCCTGCTGATTCTCCTCGTCGTGATGGCTTGTGTGCCGCGGGGGCGAACCGGACTCAGGATCGTCGCCTCCGACATCAGGAGCGGCAGCGCGCCGATCTGGAGCGTGCTCGGGGGAGTAGCCGGAGCATTCTTCGTGCTGTCGCAGGGGATCACCGGCGCTGTCATCGGTGTTGCCCTGTTCAGCGTCGCACTCGTCGCCGGGCAGACCATCTCCGGCCTTGTCCTCGACCGCGTCGGGTTCGGCCCTCACGGGCGATCCGGGTTCACCTGGCCACGGCTCACGGGGGCGGCGCTCGCGGTCATCGCCGTTACCTGGTCCATGTCCGCGCAACTGTCGAGAGAGTTCCCCCTGTGGATGCTGCTGATGCCGGTCATCGCTGGCTTCGGCAGCGGATGGCAGAGTGCGGTCAACGGGCGCCTGCGCGTGCGGTCGGGGAGCGCGCTGACAGCGACATTCATTAATTTTCTCGTCGGGACGACAGCGTTGCTCGCCGTGACGGTCATCCGTAATTCGCTGGCGGGCTGGCCCACCAGTCTGCCGACGGACCCTGCCCTGTACCTCGGTGGGGTCATCGGCTGCGTTTTCATCGGGGTCAACGCGTTCCTCGTTGCACACACGGGGGTTCTTCTGCTGGGACTCGGCACCGTGGCCGGCCAGCTCTTCGCCTCGATCGCGATCGACGCGATAGCCCCTGGCGATAATCCCCTCGGTGCACCGACGGTGATCGGCGCAGCTCTGGCGCTGGCTGCCGTCGGTATCGCAACGATCAGGGTGCGACCGAGGGCTGCTGGCGTTACGGGAGTCGGCTGA
- a CDS encoding threonine/serine ThrE exporter family protein, translated as MAPAFSAPAGGANASRSILDLAIRCGEVIFASGASAEDATASMLAVTRAYGLRGCEADVTHTVITLTYDDSDSGDSISKSRNVRYRTLDYTRLTNTSTLIGELLHSPVAVTDARSRVDAIIRARPIYPTAVRRVGWSLVGAGAALLLGGGPLVVIAAFIATFFVDLLTSVLARTRISVFYQTLAGGAVGPIVAAVVHVIDPAASSSLVVVATIIMLLAGVTSFGAVQDVLSGFYVTGTARVLEALLITGGLVAGVAGTNMLLSRFGILLDIEPYVAPTLEGISAQLIGSVIVVIGFALGVEVPARAIWAVIVLGVLGYLVFAAAHTWDIGDAWSAAFAAVAVGVLSAFASRAVRVPPLPLVVTALVPLVPGLILFRGLLELSAGSIDGLLSMIEAASVAVALAAGALLGQYVVQSLLGPARRIQRRFVGPLMGVQVRLSRKQDETI; from the coding sequence ATGGCACCTGCGTTTTCCGCGCCCGCCGGCGGAGCAAACGCCAGCCGATCTATTCTTGACCTCGCCATCCGGTGTGGCGAGGTCATCTTCGCTTCGGGAGCGAGTGCGGAGGACGCAACAGCCTCGATGCTGGCCGTCACCCGCGCCTACGGGCTCCGCGGGTGCGAAGCGGATGTCACGCACACGGTGATTACGCTGACGTACGATGACTCCGACTCCGGTGACTCGATCTCGAAGAGCCGCAACGTCAGGTACCGCACACTCGACTACACCCGCCTGACCAATACCTCCACCCTGATCGGCGAGTTGCTCCACAGCCCTGTCGCTGTGACCGACGCCAGATCACGCGTAGACGCGATCATCAGGGCGCGGCCCATCTACCCGACCGCCGTCCGACGCGTCGGCTGGAGCCTCGTCGGGGCCGGTGCCGCGCTGCTGCTCGGCGGTGGCCCCCTCGTGGTGATCGCAGCGTTCATCGCCACGTTCTTCGTCGACCTGCTGACGAGCGTGCTCGCGCGAACGCGGATCTCAGTGTTTTACCAGACGCTCGCGGGCGGCGCCGTCGGCCCGATCGTCGCGGCCGTGGTCCACGTCATCGACCCCGCCGCGAGTTCGTCGCTTGTCGTCGTCGCGACGATCATCATGCTTCTGGCCGGCGTCACCTCGTTCGGTGCGGTGCAGGACGTGCTTTCGGGCTTCTACGTGACAGGAACGGCCCGGGTTCTCGAGGCGCTGCTCATCACCGGTGGGCTCGTTGCCGGTGTTGCCGGGACCAACATGCTGCTGTCACGGTTCGGCATCCTGCTCGATATCGAGCCGTACGTCGCTCCAACGCTCGAGGGGATCAGCGCGCAATTGATCGGCAGTGTCATTGTGGTCATCGGCTTCGCCCTCGGTGTCGAGGTGCCGGCCAGGGCCATCTGGGCCGTCATCGTGCTTGGCGTCCTCGGCTACCTGGTATTCGCAGCGGCTCACACCTGGGACATCGGTGACGCCTGGAGCGCCGCATTCGCCGCTGTCGCTGTCGGCGTTCTCTCGGCGTTCGCATCGAGAGCGGTGCGGGTCCCACCCCTGCCCCTCGTCGTCACGGCTCTCGTACCCCTTGTGCCTGGACTCATTCTGTTCCGGGGGCTCCTCGAGCTCAGTGCCGGCTCGATCGACGGCCTGCTGAGCATGATTGAAGCGGCGAGCGTCGCTGTCGCTCTTGCCGCGGGAGCGCTGCTCGGGCAGTACGTCGTTCAGAGCCTGCTCGGCCCTGCTCGCCGAATTCAGCGTCGATTCGTCGGCCCGCTCATGGGCGTGCAGGTTCGACTCAGCAGGAAGCAGGACGAGACGATTTAG